The Cylindrospermum stagnale PCC 7417 genome segment AGAGCAAAACTTAGTTTCTGAATCGCTTTGATTACATTTTCAGCCCAAGAGCCGACTCCAGAATGATCGCCGCGATATATAATAGCATTCTTAATAATTTTTATAGAATCTTATCAAATAATTGCTTGATTGCCATTGTTAGGCTACTGGCAATCTGCTAGTATTTTATAACATATCTTAAAGTATTTTACTTAGAACCGAGAGAGTCACTAGCCAATGAGTTTAGCCGTGATTAAGTTCTCCTCTGAAGAGTGCGGCATCTGCCACAAGATGTCTTTTTATGACCAAAAGGTGGCTGAGGAACTGAGTTTGCAATTTATCGATGTGAAAATGCAGGATACAGCTACTTACCGCAAGTATCGCAAAATTCTGCTAACTCAGTATCCAGATAAATCAGATATGGGATGGCCTACTTACATTATCTGTGATTCTCCAGAAGGAGATTTTCAGATTGTTGGCGAGGTGAAAGGCGGACATCCCAAAGGGGAATTTAGAAGCCGTATTCAAGAGGTGCTGGGTTCGGCGGCTAGTCAGAGTTAATTAACTCAAAGGATTTTACCTCTAGGACAGGGCCAATCATAGCAATTGTCATGACATCTTCTCGCACCTGTCCTGTGACTTTGGCTTTTTGTCCTGATTTGAGTAAGTTTTTGTCAGCGCCTTTGAGAATTTCGTAGGTAACGCCCTCGTCTGTGACTAACGCCCATGCGCCCATACCAATTTCGCGGCGTTGGATTGTGCCTGTAACTGTAATGCTCATGATCAGTTCTGGGTGTTGAGGATGGAGAGTTGAGAGAAGGAAAAAGGCTAATTAATAGAAAAGTGCCTTTTTCCTTCAGGAATTTAGGCTGTTTTGCCTTCGTTTGGCAATGCTAAACGAGCCAGTCCATAACAAAGTATGGCATTGGCAATTAGGAAGATGCGAGCTAAGTTACTACTTCCCAGCCCCCAAACCGCTGGGTCATAAAATGCACTTACAGTCAAGCACGCCGCTATGCCTAGGGTAGAACCAATGGCAAACCATTTCCCACTCGGATGTCCTAGCAGCAAGGCGGTTAGAATAATCGGAATCAACACGCTGGCAAATAGGGGATTCAAGGCATCAGTTCCCTGAAGGGCGTTGCCTAATTCGGGGATGGAACTGCCCAAAACTCGCAAGGGCCACTGGGGAAGGTCAAAGATATAAATTCCTTTGAGAAAGAATAACCCTGAACTGCCAGCTATTAAGCCACTGGATAAAGACCAACTCCAAGCAAAGGGGAAGTAAACCCGTAAAAACCAAGCGAGGAGATAGGAACCCAATACCATTAAAATTTTAGGCAATAGTGCGATCGCACCGCCATCAATCCAGAAACCAGGGTTGAGATAGCCATTATCTCGCAACCAGCGGAAGAAATCAGGAAAACTGATTTGCCCTTGGGTGGCAAGTTTGACTGCTGCCTCAGCATTAAGTTGTCCAGCGCCATAATAGTTCAAACCATCATCCTGGATAACTCTGGCCGACTGCTTGAGGACTTTTAAAATTTCATCTGGTTCTTTAATCCCGGCAGCTTTAATCAAGGCTGCTACACCAGCAACGTGGGGAGAAGCCATGCTTGTGCCTTGGAGTCCCAGAAACGCTGCTTCGCCGTTTTCAGTGATCGTTTCTTGCAGAATTGCCCCACCTTCACTACCACCAGGGGCAGAGATATCAACGCCAGCACCAAAGTTAGAATAAGGTGCTTTTTCCCCATCGGGTCCGAATGCGGAAACACCGATGACGTGGGGATAACGGGCTGGATAGCTGGACCCATTGGTGCTTTCATTCCCCGCTGCGGCAATGATGACTACGCCTTTTTTGTAGGCATACTCAATCGCTTGCTTCATCAGTTGGCTTTCACCACCACCACCTAAGCTCATATTGATCACATCTGCGCCTTTATCGGCAGCAAATTTAATCGCTTCGGCAATATCGGCAACAGTCCCGCCACCATTGGCACTCAATACCTTTAGGGGCATGAGATTGGCTTCGTAGGCAATGCCGGCGACGCCATATTTGTTATTAGTGGCTTGGGCTACGGTACCAGCTACATGGGTACCATGTCCGTTGTCATCTGTGGCTTCTTCTCGGTCGTTAACAAAATCGTAGCCTTTGACGAATTTTGTTTCAGACAAGTCGCGCACCTTAGTAATCCCGGTGTCGATTACAGCAACGGTGATCCCGCTACCTTTGGTGAGAGTCCAGGCGCCTTCAACGCCGATTTTGTGCAGGTTCCACTGCTTGCTGTAATATTGGTCGTTAGGGCCAGTTAATGAGGGATTTACCTCTTGATCATCTTGCTCTGTCAAAAATTCCCCTAGCCACTTGGCTTCACCTGGTTGGGGAATCTTGCTGTAAATGTAATTTGGCTCGATGATTTCCGTAGCTTTGGCGAAGGTCGATGCTTTCAGTTTTTTCAGCCGATCGCGATCGCCTTTAATAATGTACACATTGTCTGACGCTGAGAATTTATTATCCAGTTGGGGTGTAACGTTGTAAAGTTTGGCGATCGCTTGCAGATCCTGCTGTACGACTGCTGCGGGAATATCTTCCCGAAAATCTAGCAGAATCGTCTCAAATTCACCTTTAGCTGCCAATCCCTGAAAATTCAGGAACCCAAACACGCTAGCTCCTAGCCCAATGACAAACAAACACAATAATATAAGCCTTCTCATAGAATCTCGCAGTAATTGTGTCAACCCATTACGAATAGAGGCGTGAGAGAAAACAGAGCTTGTGCCGTTAACAGAGTCTTCAAAAACGACTCAGCTTGAGCAAATATCAACTATAACTTGGGCTAATCGCCCGCTAATTCAAGTTGTGAGTTGCTGACACCAACTGAACACTGCTCTTTGCTAGTTTGTTCACTACAATAACTTATCTCGCTCCTTTGTTGGTGTATTTTGCATTTTAGTTACAAACTTCGCACAGGACTGTTGAAGCAATGGAACGTGGTCTTTTGTGGTTGCCACTGTTAGTGGTATTTTTCTGGTTAGCTTGGCAGGGGTCAAAAGAGTATCAAAAAGTTGAGGCTTATCGCATCTGGGCAGAGCAATTTGAACGGGCTAAGTACGATATTTATGCAGTCTTAGGTCAAAAAGGTAACAATATCACTTGGGGTAAACCTACACCCAAAGGACCAATTCACCTAGCAACGTTTTCTCTACTAGAAGTCCAACAAATCCGTTTTTTGGTTGATCACAAAGAAGCAGATCTAGAAAATCCACCCCAGAAAGGCCGGGCGATTGAGTTAGAATTTCTATTTTCCCCAGGTGCTAAGTCGGTGCGCGTTCCGTTTACAGAAATTCCTTTAGCCGCTAAATGGGGCAAGTATTTGCAGGGAGCATTGCAAAGCTTGCATTCCGAGAGTGGGGAGTCCTGATTTGCGCTCAAGTGTTTGCTTCACTGCTGGGATTGCTGAATCGGAATCTTAGTGAATTCCCCCGTCTTGCTTTAGCAATGCTGCGAAGGCTTGGTTGACTGCTTCTCTAGAACTTTCAGCTACTAACAGTCCTGCTGCATGGCGGACCAGTGCTTCATGGTAACTATAACCACAGATAGCTTCAGCCGCAGGATTCCAGTCTGTCACCTCAAACGCCGTATTCCTTGAAATCACTCCTAAAATGGCACATAAATCCCTGATACTTGT includes the following:
- a CDS encoding PAS domain-containing protein, which codes for MISRNTAFEVTDWNPAAEAICGYSYHEALVRHAAGLLVAESSREAVNQAFAALLKQDGGIH
- a CDS encoding S8 family peptidase → MRRLILLCLFVIGLGASVFGFLNFQGLAAKGEFETILLDFREDIPAAVVQQDLQAIAKLYNVTPQLDNKFSASDNVYIIKGDRDRLKKLKASTFAKATEIIEPNYIYSKIPQPGEAKWLGEFLTEQDDQEVNPSLTGPNDQYYSKQWNLHKIGVEGAWTLTKGSGITVAVIDTGITKVRDLSETKFVKGYDFVNDREEATDDNGHGTHVAGTVAQATNNKYGVAGIAYEANLMPLKVLSANGGGTVADIAEAIKFAADKGADVINMSLGGGGESQLMKQAIEYAYKKGVVIIAAAGNESTNGSSYPARYPHVIGVSAFGPDGEKAPYSNFGAGVDISAPGGSEGGAILQETITENGEAAFLGLQGTSMASPHVAGVAALIKAAGIKEPDEILKVLKQSARVIQDDGLNYYGAGQLNAEAAVKLATQGQISFPDFFRWLRDNGYLNPGFWIDGGAIALLPKILMVLGSYLLAWFLRVYFPFAWSWSLSSGLIAGSSGLFFLKGIYIFDLPQWPLRVLGSSIPELGNALQGTDALNPLFASVLIPIILTALLLGHPSGKWFAIGSTLGIAACLTVSAFYDPAVWGLGSSNLARIFLIANAILCYGLARLALPNEGKTA